One Lepisosteus oculatus isolate fLepOcu1 chromosome 4, fLepOcu1.hap2, whole genome shotgun sequence genomic window, TTCGTCAGGGAGGACTCCTCAGACAGCACTCAGGAAGGAAGATTCGTCAGGGAGGACTCCTCAGACAGCACTCAGGAAGGAAGATTCGTCAGGGAGGACTCCTCAGACAGCACTCAGGAAGGAAGATTCATCAGGAAGGACTCCTCAGACAGCACTCAGCTCAGCACTCAGAGTCTCCGCAGTCTGGCGGTCTCAGTACACAGAAGTTATGAGCAGGTTGACTTGATCTCTACAGAGATGACAGTGGACAACATGTCCATGTCTCTCACTCTGAAACAGGCTGTCTCAGACTATCAGTCACTCACAGCCTCCTCAAACAGGCTCAAGAGATTTCGGGGCTCGAAGGTGGTCCGGGCTCCAGGATCTGCCAAGAGATTCTGGGAAGAGGAGGGCTCCTCTCTGCTTGGTCCCCCTCCTACACTGCACTGAGCAGCCCTGCAGAGCACACAGGGGGGTTACCACCCAGACAAGCCCAGAGAGCGCCATCACACACCCACACATACTGTGGTTCTCCGTCCAGTCAGCAGACTCACCTGGACGTCTGTCTGTCAGCGGCAGGACAGCACTGTCCTGGGGGAGAAGGGCTTCCTGTGGACACGCCACTGCAAACACAAACAAAGGGGTAATAcgctggacactccagtacattaactgtactgagagagagagaggggggttaatacacacacactgactggacactccagtacattaacactgcactgagagagagaggggttcatacagacacactgactggacactccagtacattaacactgcactgagagagagaggggttaatacagacacactgactggacactccagtacattaacactgcactgagagagagaggggttcatacagacacactgactggacactccagtacattaacactgcactgagagagagaggggttaatacagacacactgactggacactccagtacattaacactgcactgagagagagaggggttcatacacacactgactggacactccagtacattaacactgcactgagagagagaggggttaatacagacacactgactggacactccagtacattaacactgcactgagagagagaggggttaatacagacacactgactggacactccagtccactaacactgcactgagagagagaggggttcatacacacactgactggacactccagtacatttacactgcactgagagagagaggggtgaatacagacacactgactggacactacagtagaGAACGATGAGTTACCTGTATGAAAGAGTCTGTGATGGGGACAGGTCGGGATCTATCATCGGCAACGTGAACAGCTCTTCCCCCAGGCTGCCTGTCTCAAGTTCAGTAGAGCCAGAAAGTCTgcgtctctgtctgtctcctgtGGGAGGTGTGTTGGGGGGGGCATCCTTCCAATGAGGAAGAGGGATAAAAGACAGCACTCCCCAAAGAACCGAGAGCATACTCtgaaacacagggagagagaggggttaatacacacacttactggacactccagtacattaacactgcactgagagagagaggggttaatacagacacactgactggacactccagtacattaacactgcactgagagagagagaggggttaatacagacacactgactggacactccagtacagtaacTCTGTAATAAGATGGATATGGAGGCCTGTTTCTACAGACCTGGCACAGAGATGTTACGGACAGCACCATCTCAGCAAGAGCCAGTGTAATGTTGCGCCTCCAGCGgattcttttcagcacaggCAGGGACAGCAGCTGGGGCACCGTGGCCCTAAGAGAGGGGTCTGGGTTCAACATCATGTGTAACACGGACTGCAGCTCCTTCGACAGCCCTGACAGTGGGGAGAgaaacacactgactgactggacactccagtacattaacactgcactgagagagaggggtcaggtgTACCTGCAGTGAACTCAGTGGGCAGGTGTCCCTGGCGAAGTCTCTGCCAGTCCTCTCCGCTCTGTGGCAGCTCCATGTTACAGGCCAGCTCCAGGATGGACAGTCCCAGACTGTGGACACCGAGAAACAGGAGCCagttctcttctctctcagccAGATACTCCCACCACACACAccactctcctccccactgagactCCTGGGgcagcacacactcacactgcgcTGTAGTGTCctcaggacacagacacagagacacagagacgcACAGACGCACAGACGCACAGACGCACAGACGCACAGACGCACAGACGCACAGACGCACTGCGCTGTAGTGTCctcaggagacacacacacacacacacacacacacacacactgacctgaaCACGTCCGCCGCGGGGCTGTAGTGTCCTCTCAGCAGCTCGGGGGCCATGTAGCGGGGGTCCCCCTCCTGCGCCTCGGCGCCTTGCCCCCcgagctgcagcagcaggccGAAGTCGCCCAGCTTGCAGCGCTGCGCGGGGGACAGGAAGACGTTGGCGGGCTTGAGGTCCAGGTGCAGGAAGCCCTGGGCGTGGAGGTGGCGCAGGGCGCACAGCAGGTCCGAGAGGAACCCCCAGACCCGCGGCTCGGCCAGCGGGCCCCGCTCGCACAGCCCCTGCAGGCTCCCCGCGCACAGCTCCGTCCGGATGTACAGGCGCCCCGCCTCCTCCCACGCGCCCCGGAACCCCAGGATGTTGGGGTGCGGCCGCAGGCGCTCGTGGTTCCGGGCCTCCCGCAGGCTGCGCTGCCGGTCACTGTCGCCCCGGAAACGCTGGACAGAGCGCTTGACCGCGTACAGGCGGCCGTCGTCCAGACTGAGCACCTGCGACACAGACAGACCCCCAAATTACTGGACACCCCTGAAAGACCCCAATCATTTCTGTACATCCCTGTGAGAgaccccctcaggactgtaccccctTCTGAGAGACCCCCTCAGTACTGTACCCCCTCTGAGAGACCCCCTCAGTACTGTACCCCCTCACCTTGAACAActcccctctgaccccctcagTACTGTACCGCCtctcaccttgaacacctcccctctgaccccctcaggactgtaccccctcaccttgaacacctcccctctgaccccctcaggactgtaccccctcaggactgtaccccctcaccttgaacacctcccctctgaccccctcaggactgtaccccctctcaccttgaacacctcccctctgaccccctcaggactgtaccccctcaccttgaacacctcccctctgaccccctcaggactgtaccccctcaccttgaacacctcccctctgaccccctcaggactgtaccccctcaccttgaacacctcccctctgaccccctcaggactgtaccccctcaccttgaacacctcccctctgaccccctcaggactgtaccccctcaccttgaacacctcccctctgaccccctcaggactgtaccccttcaggactgtaccccctcaccttgaacacctcccctctgaccccctcaggactgtaccccctcaccttgaacacctcccctctgaccccctcagTGCTGTACCCCCTCTTACCTTGAACAActcccctctgaccccctcaggactgtaccccctTCTGAGAgaccccctcaggactgtaccccctTCTGAGAGACCCCCTCAGTACTGTACCCCCTCACCTTGAACAActcccctctgaccccctcagTACTGTACCGCCtctcaccttgaacacctcccctctgaccccctcaggactgtaccccctcaccttgaacacctcccctctgaccccctcagggctgtaccccctcaccttgaacacctcccctctgaccccctcaggactgtaccccctctGAGAGACcccctcaccttgaacacctcccctctgaccccctcaggactgtaccccctcaccttgaacacctcccctctgaccccctcaggactgtaccccctctcaccttgaacacctccccGAAGGAGCCCCTCAGTGCTGTACCCCCTCTTACCTTGAACAActcccctctgaccccctcagggctgtaccccctcaccttgaacacctcccctctgaccccctcaggactgtaccccctctGAGAGACCCCCTCAGTACTGTACCCCCTTCTGAGAGACCCCCTCAGTACTGTACcccctcaccttgaacacctcccctctgaccccctcaggactgtaccccctcaggactgtaccccctcaccttgaacacctcccctctgaccccctcaggactgtaccccctcaccttgaacacctcccctctgaccccctcaggactgtaccccctcaccttgaacacctcccctctgaccccctcaggactgtaccccctcaggactgtacccctctcaccttgaacacctcccctctgaccccctcaggactgtaccccctcaggactgtaccccctcaccttgaacacctcccctctgaccccctcaggactgtaccccctcaccttgaacacctcccctctgaccccctcaggactgtaccccctcaccttgaacacctcccctctgaccccctcaggactgtaccccctcaccttgaacacctcccctctgaccccctcaggactgtaccccctcaggactgtaccctctcaccttgaacacctcccctctgaccccctcaggactgtaccccctcaccttgaacacctcccctctgaccccctcaggactgtaccccctcaggactgtaccccctcaccttgaacacctcccctctgaccccctcaggactgtaccccctcaccttgaacacctcccctctgaccccctcaggactgtaccccctctcaccttgaacacctcccctctgaccccctcaggactgtaccccctcaccttgaacacctcccctctgaccccctcaggactgtaccccctcaggactgtaccccctcaccttgaacacctcccctctgaccccctcaggactgtaccccctcaccttgaacacctcccctctgaccccctcaggactgtaccccctcaggactgtaccccctcaccttgaacacctcccctctgaccccctcaggactgtaccccctcaccttgaacacctcccctctgaccccctcaggactgtaccccctcaccttgaacacctcccctctgaccccctcaggactgtaccccctcaccttgaacacctccccGAAGGAGcccctcaggactgtaccccctcaccttgaacacctcccctctgaccccctcaggactgtacccctctcaccttgaacacctcccctctgaccccctcaggactgtaccccctctcaccttgaacacctcccctctgaccccctcaggactgtaccccctcagggctgtaccccctcaccttgaacacctcccctctgaccccctcaggactgtaccccctcaccttgaacacctcccctctgaccccctcaggactgtaccccctcagtgctgtaccccctcaccttgaacacctcccctctgaccccctcaggactgtaccccctcaccttgaacacctcccctctgaccccctcaggactgtacccctcaggactgtaccccctcaccttgaacacctcccctctgaccccctcaggactgtaccccctcaccttgaacacctccccGAAGGAGcccctcaggactgtaccccctcaccttgaacacctcccctctgaccccctcaggactgtaccccctcaccttgaacacctccccGAAGGAGcccctcaggactgtaccccctcaccttgaacacctcccctctgaccccctcaggactgtaccccctcaccttgaacacctcccctctgaccccctcaggactgtaccccctctcaccttgaacacctcccctctgaccccctcaggactgtaccccctctcaccttgaacacctcccctctgaccccctcaggactgtaccccctctcaccttgaacacctcccctctgaccccctcaggactgtaccccctcaccttgaacacttcccctctgaccccctcaggactgtaccccctcaccttgaacacctcccctctgaccccctcaggactgtaccccctctCACCTTAaacacctcccctctgaccccctcagtactgtaccccctcaccttgaacacctcccctctgaccccctcaggactgtaccccctcaccttgaacacctcccctctgaccccctcaggactgtaccccctctcaccttgaacacctcccctctgaccccctcaggactgtaccccctcaccttgaacacctcccctctgaccccctcaggactgtaccccctcaggactgtaccccctcaccttgaacacctcccctctgaccccctcaggactgtaccccctcaccttgaacacctcccctctgaccccctcaggactgtaccccctcaccttgaacacctcccctctgaccccctcaggactgtaccccctctcaccttgaacacctcccctctgaccccctcaggactgtaccccctcaccttgaacacctcccctctgaccccctcaggactgtaccccctcaccttgaacacctccccGAAGGAGcccctcaggactgtaccccctctcaccttgaacacctcccctctgaccccctcaggactgtaccccctcaccttgaacacctcccctctgaccccctcaggactgtaccccctcaggactgtaccccctcaccttgaacacctcccctctgaccccctcaggactgtaccccctcaccttgaacacctcccctctgaccccctcaggactgaaccccctcaccttgaacacctcccctctgaccccctcaggactgaaccccctcaccttgaacacctcccctctgaccccctcaggactgtaccccctcaccttgaacacctcccctctgaccccctcaggactgtaccccctcaggactgtaccccctcaccttgaacacctcccctctgaccccctcaggactgtaccccctcaccttgaacacctccccGAAGGAGcccctcaggactgtaccccctcaccttgaacacctcccctctgaccccctcaggactgtaccccctctcaccttgaacacctcccctctgaccccctcaggactgtaccccctcaccttgaacacctcccctctgaccccctcaggactgtaccccctcaccttgaacacctcccctctgaccccctcaggactgtaccccctcaccttgaacacctccccGAAGGAGCCCCTCAGTGCTGTACCCCCtctcaccttgaacacctcccctctgaccccctcaggactgtaccccctcaccttgaacacctcccctctgaccccctcaggactgtaccccctcaccttgaacacctcccctctgaccccctcaggactgtaccccctcaccttgaacacctcccctctgaccccctcaggactgtaccccctctcaccttgaacacctcccctctgaccccctcaggactgtaccccctcaggactgtaccccctcaccttgaacacctcccctctgaccccctcaggactgtaccccctcaccttgaacacctccccGAAGGAGcccctcaggactgtaccccctcaccttgaacacctcccctctgaccccctcaggactgtaccccctctcaccttgaacacctcccctctgaccccctcaggactgtaccccctcaccttgaacacctcccctctgaccccctcaggactgtaccccctcaccttgaacacctcccctctgaccccctcaggactgtaccccctcaccttgaacacctccccGAAGGAGCCCCTCAGTGCTGTACCCCCtctcaccttgaacacctcccctctgaccccctcaggactgtaccccctcaccttgaacacctcccctctgaccccctcaggactgtaccccctcaccttgaacacctccccGAAGGAGcccctcaggactgtaccccctctcaccttgaacacctcccctctgaccccctcagtactgtaccccctcaccttgaacacctcccctctgaccccctcaggactgtaccccctcaccttgaacacctcccctctgaccccctcaggactgtaccccctcaggactgtaccccctcaccttgaacacctccgctctgaccccctcaggactgtaccccctctcaccttgaacacctcccctctgaccccctcaggactgtaccccctcaccttgaacacctcccctctgaccccctcaggactgtaccccctcaccttgaacacctcccctctgaccccctcaggactgtaccccctctcaccttgaacacctcccctctgaccccctcaggactgtaccccctctcaccttgaacacctcccctctgaccccctcaggactgtaccccctcaccttgaacacctcccctctgaccccctcaggactgtaccccctcaccttgaacacctccccGAAGGAGcccctcaggactgtaccccctctcaccttgaacacctcccctctgaccccctcaggactgtaccccctcaccttgaacacctcccctctgaccccctcaggactgtaccccctcagggctgtaccccctcaccttgaacacctcccctctgaccccctcaggactgtaccccctcaccttgaacacctcccctctgaccccctcaggactgtaccccctcaccttgaacacctcccctctgaccccctcaggactgtaccccctcaccttgaacacctcccctctgaccccctcaggactgtaccccctcaccttgaacacctcccctctgaccccctcaggactgtaccccctcaccttgaacacctcacctctgaccccctcaggactgtaccccctcaccttgaacacctcccctctgaccccctcaggactgtaccccctctcaccttgaacacctcccctctgaccccctcaggactgtaccccctcaccttgaacacctcccctctgaccccctcaggactgtaccccctcaccttgaacacctcccctctgaccccctcaggactgtaccccctcaccttgaacacctcccctctga contains:
- the pkmyt1 gene encoding membrane-associated tyrosine- and threonine-specific cdc2-inhibitory kinase: MPVPRETQLSSPPLPVPAFFSQAEQSFSLKKRRPQPDSSSSSSSPPPLSRSLPPRPPCKGAPPLSRVFPQRVPSWSHPRPRPVSLALLPPRQLPSSQYNPSSPQSYFQQCFSCLGLLGRGSFGEVFKVLSLDDGRLYAVKRSVQRFRGDSDRQRSLREARNHERLRPHPNILGFRGAWEEAGRLYIRTELCAGSLQGLCERGPLAEPRVWGFLSDLLCALRHLHAQGFLHLDLKPANVFLSPAQRCKLGDFGLLLQLGGQGAEAQEGDPRYMAPELLRGHYSPAADVFSLGLSILELACNMELPQSGEDWQRLRQGHLPTEFTAGLSKELQSVLHMMLNPDPSLRATVPQLLSLPVLKRIRWRRNITLALAEMVLSVTSLCQSMLSVLWGVLSFIPLPHWKDAPPNTPPTGDRQRRRLSGSTELETGSLGEELFTLPMIDPDLSPSQTLSYSGVSTGSPSPPGQCCPAADRQTSRAAQCSVGGGPSREEPSSSQNLLADPGARTTFEPRNLLSLFEEAVSD